In one Pseudomonas sp. 31-12 genomic region, the following are encoded:
- a CDS encoding DUF5943 domain-containing protein: MAKIAPQLPIEVDSETGVWTSDALPMLYVPRHFFVNNHMGIEEVLGADAYAEILYKAGYKSAWHWCEKEAECHGLEGVAVFEHYMKRLSQRGWGLFKIQDIDLDKGTASVKLEHSAFVYVYGKVGRKVDYMFTGWFAGAMDQILQARGSKIRTVAEQVYGGSEEGHDDGLFTVKPL; the protein is encoded by the coding sequence ATGGCCAAGATCGCCCCGCAATTGCCAATCGAAGTCGACAGCGAAACCGGTGTCTGGACCTCCGACGCCCTGCCGATGCTGTACGTACCGCGTCATTTCTTCGTCAACAACCACATGGGCATCGAGGAAGTGCTGGGCGCCGACGCCTACGCCGAGATCCTTTACAAGGCCGGCTACAAATCCGCCTGGCACTGGTGTGAAAAAGAAGCCGAATGCCACGGCCTGGAAGGCGTCGCGGTGTTCGAGCATTACATGAAGCGTCTGTCGCAGCGCGGCTGGGGTCTGTTCAAGATCCAGGACATCGACCTCGACAAAGGCACTGCCAGCGTCAAGCTCGAACACTCGGCGTTCGTCTACGTGTACGGCAAGGTCGGGCGCAAGGTCGATTACATGTTCACTGGCTGGTTTGCCGGTGCCATGGACCAGATTCTGCAGGCCCGCGGCAGCAAGATCCGCACCGTTGCCGAACAAGTCTACGGTGGCTCCGAAGAAGGCCACGACGACGGTTTGTTCACCGTCAAGCCGTTGTAA
- a CDS encoding dipeptidase, which yields MSPAELHADSIVIDGLIIAKWNRELFEDMRKGGLTAANCTVSVWEGFQATVNNIAASQKLIRENSDLVIPVRTTADIRKAKEQGKTGILFGFQNAHAFEDQIGYVEVFKQLGVGIVQMCYNTQNLVGTGCYERDGGLSGFGREIVAEMNRVGVMCDLSHVGSKTSEEVILESKKPVCYSHCLPSGLKIHPRNKSDEELKFIADHGGFVGVTMFAPFLAKGIDSTIDDYAEAIEYTMNIVGEDAIGIGTDFTQGHGQDFFEYLTHDKGYARRLTSFGKIINPLGIRTVGEFPNLTETLLKRGHSERVVRKIMGENWVNVLKDVWGE from the coding sequence ATGAGCCCAGCCGAATTGCACGCCGACAGCATCGTTATCGACGGGCTGATTATTGCCAAGTGGAACCGTGAGCTGTTCGAAGACATGCGCAAGGGCGGTCTGACCGCGGCCAACTGCACCGTGTCGGTGTGGGAGGGCTTCCAGGCCACCGTCAACAACATCGCTGCCAGCCAGAAGCTGATCCGCGAGAACAGCGACCTGGTGATTCCGGTGCGCACCACCGCCGACATCCGCAAGGCCAAGGAGCAGGGCAAGACCGGCATCCTCTTCGGCTTCCAGAATGCCCACGCTTTTGAAGACCAGATCGGCTATGTCGAGGTGTTCAAGCAGCTCGGCGTCGGTATTGTGCAGATGTGCTACAACACCCAGAACCTGGTGGGCACCGGTTGCTACGAGCGCGATGGCGGCCTGTCGGGTTTCGGTCGCGAGATCGTTGCCGAGATGAACCGCGTCGGGGTCATGTGCGACCTGTCCCACGTCGGTTCCAAGACTTCTGAAGAAGTCATCCTCGAATCGAAGAAGCCGGTGTGCTACTCCCACTGCCTCCCGTCGGGTCTGAAAATTCACCCGCGCAACAAATCCGATGAAGAACTGAAGTTCATCGCCGATCACGGCGGTTTCGTCGGTGTGACCATGTTCGCGCCGTTCCTGGCCAAGGGCATCGATTCGACCATCGACGATTACGCCGAAGCCATCGAATACACCATGAACATCGTCGGCGAAGACGCCATCGGCATCGGCACCGACTTCACCCAGGGCCATGGCCAGGACTTCTTCGAATACCTGACCCATGACAAGGGCTACGCCCGCCGCCTGACCAGCTTCGGCAAGATCATCAACCCGCTGGGCATCCGCACCGTCGGCGAGTTCCCGAACCTGACCGAAACCCTGCTCAAACGCGGCCACTCCGAGCGCGTGGTCCGCAAGATCATGGGCGAGAACTGGGTCAACGTCTTGAAAGACGTTTGGGGCGAATAA
- a CDS encoding lysozyme inhibitor LprI family protein, translated as MRTIFLALALIATGVHAAEEADDNPCDKVENDVQTLECSAYSRTTAEDLLKDNYQSLNERMQTAYGKNPAQLTDITAKLKAAQQQWLKTRDADCAVEAFPATSGSKAFTIALNDCVARMSDERSEFLESIGQE; from the coding sequence ATGAGAACGATCTTCCTGGCTTTGGCACTGATAGCGACCGGCGTACACGCGGCTGAAGAGGCTGACGACAACCCCTGCGACAAGGTCGAAAACGACGTCCAGACCCTGGAGTGCTCCGCCTACAGCAGAACCACCGCCGAAGACCTGCTCAAAGACAACTACCAAAGCCTGAACGAGCGCATGCAGACGGCCTACGGCAAGAACCCGGCGCAACTGACCGACATCACCGCCAAGCTCAAGGCTGCGCAGCAGCAATGGCTGAAGACCCGAGACGCGGATTGCGCGGTAGAAGCGTTTCCGGCGACCAGCGGTAGCAAGGCGTTCACCATTGCGCTGAATGATTGCGTGGCGCGGATGAGTGATGAGCGGTCGGAGTTTTTGGAGTCGATTGGGCAGGAGTGA
- a CDS encoding type II toxin-antitoxin system HipA family toxin, translating to MKPINALSVMHQGSRVGELVAIPRQGVFFSYDPGWLAKGFNLAPFHMDFSVKPQKAADPLLFNGLHGAFSDSLPDGWGLLLMDRFFRSQLGVERHAIGPLDRLAYMGNRSMGALEYVPMFETVEADEDLDLAALYEASQTILAGSADEVINSLRLAGGSPGGARPKAVIGLSPDKHRAISSFGKMPKGYEHWLIKFRCEEEHRDSGAIEQAYALTARRAGVEISESKLFQVETIKGTEQFFATKRFDREDGAKRHMLTAAAILYADFRTPSLDYSDLLRATWAMTKDAAEVDKMARLMVFNALAHNHDDHAKNFSFFGGKDGWKMAPAYDLTFSSTAGRGVEHTTAFAGRGTPTRKALIEVCKPFSFLEPERYIEQTLDAFSEWNICCAELEIDKTASKKLLTALESMWQAL from the coding sequence ATGAAACCCATCAACGCACTCAGCGTCATGCATCAAGGATCACGGGTCGGTGAACTGGTCGCGATCCCTCGTCAGGGTGTGTTCTTTTCTTATGATCCGGGTTGGTTAGCGAAAGGATTCAACCTTGCGCCGTTTCATATGGATTTCTCGGTCAAACCCCAGAAGGCGGCTGATCCGCTGCTGTTCAACGGCCTGCACGGTGCCTTCAGCGATTCGTTGCCCGATGGCTGGGGATTGCTGCTGATGGATCGGTTCTTTCGTAGTCAGTTGGGCGTCGAGCGTCACGCAATCGGCCCTCTGGATCGTCTGGCCTATATGGGCAATCGCAGCATGGGCGCGCTTGAATACGTGCCGATGTTTGAAACTGTTGAAGCAGACGAAGACCTCGATCTGGCTGCGCTCTACGAGGCTTCACAAACAATACTTGCAGGTAGCGCCGACGAGGTCATCAATTCTCTGCGATTGGCGGGTGGCTCCCCCGGTGGTGCCCGTCCCAAAGCGGTCATTGGCCTTTCGCCGGACAAGCATCGCGCTATTTCGTCATTCGGTAAAATGCCCAAGGGATATGAGCACTGGTTGATCAAATTTCGCTGCGAGGAGGAGCATCGAGATAGCGGCGCTATTGAGCAGGCTTATGCTCTGACGGCTCGCCGGGCCGGGGTCGAGATTTCCGAGTCGAAACTGTTTCAGGTAGAAACGATCAAGGGGACAGAGCAATTTTTCGCCACGAAACGCTTTGATCGGGAAGACGGTGCCAAGCGCCACATGCTGACCGCTGCGGCGATTTTATACGCCGACTTCCGCACGCCAAGCCTTGATTACAGTGATTTGCTACGAGCGACCTGGGCAATGACCAAGGACGCGGCCGAGGTCGACAAAATGGCTCGGTTGATGGTCTTTAACGCGCTCGCTCATAATCACGACGATCATGCGAAGAACTTTTCGTTTTTTGGCGGCAAGGATGGCTGGAAAATGGCACCGGCCTACGACCTGACCTTTTCCAGTACCGCAGGGCGCGGCGTCGAGCACACCACAGCATTCGCGGGAAGAGGTACACCCACACGCAAGGCTTTGATTGAGGTGTGCAAACCTTTCAGTTTCCTCGAGCCCGAACGCTACATAGAACAAACGCTGGATGCTTTTTCCGAGTGGAATATCTGTTGCGCCGAGCTGGAGATCGATAAAACGGCAAGCAAAAAATTGCTGACCGCTCTTGAGTCAATGTGGCAGGCGCTCTAA
- a CDS encoding helix-turn-helix transcriptional regulator — MALTHILYSPGEIAIQIAGNAKRLRLSKNLSRRTLSQKSGVPESNIKRFETTGKISLDGLLLIAICLGAEEPLTNLFASPQSLTLQELKNYERARGRQ; from the coding sequence ATGGCCCTTACCCATATCCTCTACTCCCCCGGTGAGATCGCCATACAGATCGCCGGGAACGCCAAGCGTCTGAGACTCAGCAAAAACCTTTCGCGACGTACGCTCTCGCAAAAATCAGGTGTCCCGGAGTCGAATATCAAGCGCTTTGAAACGACGGGCAAGATTTCTTTGGATGGCTTGTTGCTGATTGCAATCTGCCTCGGGGCGGAGGAACCGTTGACGAATTTGTTCGCCTCGCCTCAATCGCTGACGCTTCAAGAACTGAAAAACTACGAAAGGGCTCGTGGCCGACAATGA
- a CDS encoding DUF3010 family protein produces the protein MKICGIEIKGSEAIIAVASLDGQTLSHVALATKKIALDDDDEAANVKVFAAQVASFVRENSIDRIAIKKRSKKGEFAGGPTTFKIEGVFQLLESCEVTLLSPQTINAQNKKFDFALPETLNKYQHEAFKAACSMLMKSR, from the coding sequence ATGAAAATCTGCGGCATAGAAATCAAAGGCAGCGAAGCGATCATCGCCGTGGCCTCGCTGGACGGTCAGACGCTTAGCCATGTCGCCCTGGCCACCAAGAAAATCGCCCTCGACGATGACGACGAAGCCGCGAACGTCAAAGTCTTTGCCGCTCAGGTGGCGTCGTTTGTGCGTGAGAATTCCATCGACCGGATCGCGATCAAGAAGCGCAGCAAGAAAGGTGAGTTTGCCGGTGGGCCGACCACGTTCAAGATCGAGGGCGTTTTTCAGTTGCTGGAGAGTTGCGAGGTGACGTTGCTGTCGCCGCAGACCATTAATGCGCAGAACAAGAAGTTTGACTTTGCGCTGCCGGAGACGCTGAACAAGTATCAGCATGAAGCCTTCAAAGCCGCCTGTTCAATGTTGATGAAAAGCCGGTAG
- a CDS encoding RHS repeat protein, protein MMSDSTANIHHNTPLLWGNDPRGLTIRTVAYERRDSGLAQARISRQEFNAHGRLNSQWDSRLLENGRGPNLSTIFTLSAQPILTRSVDCGWRVLLLGPAHQLLRAWDGRHSQQQIKYDGLLRRTEVTEYLQNEAPSVTERLIYADSRPEHARHNQCGQLISQFDSAGHLEIAEFDIQGRRLSETRRFLSDLQTPDWSSNPDENTTRLEIESNITRKKYNALGAVLNQTDARNNQQIRLYDVAGQLQKVQLKRPNLPVKTLLSYITYSATGKVEKETTGNGVQTTRLYEPESDRLIDSIHCRGSGSRLSKLFLSLRPSRQYLRNPGPGTTDALLPKPADRGCQHVQIRHPLSTDRSHRSRIRTQCSGSGPSRIA, encoded by the coding sequence ATGATGAGCGATTCGACGGCCAACATTCATCACAATACCCCCCTGCTCTGGGGGAACGATCCGCGCGGCCTGACCATCAGGACCGTGGCTTATGAGCGTCGTGATTCCGGTCTCGCTCAGGCACGCATCTCTCGCCAGGAGTTCAATGCACACGGACGCTTGAATTCACAATGGGATTCCAGGCTTCTGGAAAACGGGAGGGGGCCGAACCTCTCGACCATTTTCACGTTGTCAGCCCAACCAATACTCACAAGAAGCGTTGATTGCGGCTGGCGCGTGCTGCTTCTGGGCCCCGCCCATCAACTCCTGCGCGCGTGGGATGGTCGTCATAGTCAGCAACAGATCAAGTACGACGGACTGCTGCGCCGAACTGAAGTGACGGAATACCTCCAAAATGAAGCGCCCTCTGTGACCGAGCGACTGATCTATGCCGATAGTCGCCCCGAACATGCTCGACACAATCAATGCGGTCAACTGATCAGCCAATTTGATTCAGCAGGACATCTTGAGATTGCGGAGTTCGACATACAGGGTCGGAGACTGAGCGAAACCAGACGGTTCTTGAGCGACTTGCAGACACCAGACTGGTCATCCAACCCGGATGAAAACACCACAAGGCTCGAAATTGAATCAAACATCACTCGCAAGAAATACAACGCTCTGGGTGCCGTACTGAATCAGACCGATGCGCGAAACAATCAGCAGATAAGGCTCTACGACGTCGCAGGACAACTTCAAAAGGTTCAGCTAAAACGCCCGAATCTACCCGTCAAAACATTGCTTAGCTACATCACTTACAGCGCAACAGGCAAGGTAGAAAAGGAGACGACAGGTAACGGCGTACAGACGACTCGCCTGTATGAACCCGAATCCGACCGATTGATTGATTCAATACACTGTCGCGGGTCCGGATCACGACTTTCAAAATTGTTTCTATCGCTACGACCGAGTCGGCAATATCTGCGAAATCCAGGACCTGGCACAACCGACGCGTTACTTCCGAAACCAGCGGACCGCGGCTGTCAGCACGTTCAAATACGACACCCGCTATCAACTGATCGAAGCCACAGGTCGCGAATCCGTACCCAATGCTCAGGGTCCGGCCCTTCCCGAATTGCATAA